One genomic region from Campylobacter sp. MIT 12-8780 encodes:
- a CDS encoding bacteriocin yields FLARISKGNLSDYSVGVKKLSLEEMKEVKGGYVMAYYQPPKDRINLKSELYGVAVLTNKEYEYIKNYAYDLNGLKGICGPGIETCSNPSTNRLVNWFHITNWSMDFTPVYIVKRQIKISSLGRPYVLFNYQVGVMDRSQQFYKFDSTTSGALLNNNMVIKEIANKYKENMEGAMGGWNPSLF; encoded by the coding sequence TTTTTTAGCAAGGATAAGCAAGGGAAATTTAAGTGATTATTCAGTTGGAGTGAAAAAACTTAGCCTTGAAGAGATGAAAGAGGTTAAGGGTGGGTATGTGATGGCATATTATCAACCTCCTAAAGATCGTATAAATTTAAAATCGGAACTCTATGGTGTAGCAGTTCTTACAAATAAAGAATATGAATATATCAAAAATTATGCTTATGATCTCAATGGCTTAAAAGGTATATGTGGTCCCGGTATTGAAACATGCTCTAATCCAAGCACCAATAGACTAGTAAATTGGTTTCATATTACAAATTGGTCTATGGATTTTACCCCAGTATATATTGTAAAAAGACAGATAAAAATTTCTAGTTTAGGACGCCCTTATGTGCTATTTAACTATCAAGTAGGTGTAATGGATAGATCACAACAATTCTATAAATTTGACTCTACTACATCAGGTGCTCTTTTAAATAATAATATGGTTATCAAAGAAATTGCAAACAAATATAAAGAAAATATGGAAGGCGCAATGGGTGGTTGGAATCCTAGCTTATTTTAA